The genomic stretch AGTTTGAGGGCGGAGATTGAGCGGGCGCTGGAGGGGGGACAGGAAAAGGACGGGGAGGCGTTGGTCGAGAGGGCCATGGTCTGGATTATGCTTgggcaggagaagaaggctaggggggtgctggaggaggcgaggagggagagggggtttgtttatACGCTTACTGGAGCTTTGGGTAGAAGGACGAAGTTTCAGGAGAGGAGCACGAGTCAACTTGTTGTTTTGGCGAGGAGTAAGGGGGCGTTTGAgagcgggggtggggaggtgaggcCCGAGGGGCTGAAGTTGAATGATGATActttgttggaggagttgaagtTTGAtaaagaggggggagagacGGATATCggggagagggatgatgagaaggaggatgtgcCGGTGGAGTTGAGGGATATCAAACCGGATGAGCAGCCGCAGCTCGCGCCGCTGGATCAGATTATCTTGTTGGCGGAGGCCACGCTCAAAGATGCGTTCTCACCGGCGGACACTTTGACCTCGGAGGAGGTGTTGCCTTTTGCGGTGAGGGTCATCTCGGATCAGGGCAAGACAAACTGGCAGATTTATACGCATGCGCTGCTGGTGAGGTCGAGGATTGAGGTACACAGGAGCAGGACGATGGAGAGAGGGGTGCTGCAGAtgcaggcggtggtggatcaGGTCGTTGTTGATACCACACAGCCGGAGCGTGCCCAGACgcaagaggaaaaggagggaggggaggagaatggGGTACCGGAAATCAAGGTCTCTGTGCATGGCGACGAAGCTGCCCCCGTCGACAACAAGCCAAAatccttcttccccaccGCCAAACCGTCAGAGACAGCACCTCCAGAAGTCAGATTGCAGTACATTCACACGTTGAGCTCGCCACCACGATGGCATCTGGAGTCAGAGCTGGCCTACTCCTGGGCTGGTGTCGGATCGCTGGTGTCCGCCATGGAGATCTTCAAGCGCCTTCGCCTGTGGGCAGAGGTGGCACTTTGCTATGCCAGTAATGCCGCGAGGGAAGACGAAGGCGGGCGCGGAAAGGATGGAGAGGCCAGGGCAAAGGCTATCCTCCGGTGGAGGCTATTCAACAAGACGGGAACCGCCCCTGAGAACTCGGAGCAAGACGCAGACGAGGAAGACGTGGACCTTGACAAGATCAGAGAGGCCGACTACCATGGCCCCCAGCGGACGCCACCGCCCTCCAACGCCCCTCGCCTGTGGTGTCTTCTTGGAGACCTTGAGAACGAAAAGAAATACTACGAGCGGGCCTGGGAGATTTCGGGTCAACGATATGCCAGAGCCCAAAAGTCTTTAGGAGAATACTACTTGCAACAAAAGGATCTGCTCAGCGCCCGAGATGCGTACAAACAGGCGGTGCACGTCAACAGGCTGAGCAACGAGTTGTGGAACCGTCTGGGAGACATCAGCTTGCGCATGGGAGAGTTTGCCGATGCCGCTGAGGCGTTTAGCAGAGCCATCTCATCTTCCGACTCCaatggcggcgaggatgccAGGACGTGGAGTAACCTTGGCAGCGCCTTTTACAGTCTCTATGTCGAGCGGGTCAAGGAGTTGAGGCAGCAAAACGAGAACGGCGTGTCAGCCGAGTCAGCAGCTGTccctggtgatgatgaagacgaggagacggttgagaagaaggaggcaaAGGACCCAAAGACTTTGCTGACCCAGTCATTGCATGCCTACAAGAAGGGGGCTTCGATTTCGCATGACAACTGGCGCATCTGGGACAATGTTATTACCCTGGCCTCTCGGCTGCGACCGATTGCTGTCCAGGAGGTTCTTCTCGGCTTGCAGCATGTGGTTAGGATCAGGAAGAGCGAGGACgcggttgatgttgatgttttgaGGCTACTGCTCAACGAGGCTGTGTTGTCTGTGGAGAAGCCGGCTGGAACGGGCATCTACGACCCCCCTCGTGGATCGACCGAGAGAGCGGTGGTGCAGTTCTTGGAGACGTCGATTGTTCCCCTGACTACAGCCCGTTCTGAGTTCTGGGAGCTCATCACCAGAGAGCGAGTTTGGAAGAGAGACTTTGCGGGCGCCATTGACGCGGCTGAAAAGGCCTGGCGCGCTGCCATGGGcggtgctggcggtggcCTGCTCCCCGGTGCCAGCAGCACAGGGCCTGATGGGAAGAGCAGGAACTGGTTGGAGGACAAGGATGCGTGGGCTCTCGTTGTCGAGAGAACAGATGAACTGGTCTCGGTCCTCGAGAActatggcgaggaggttcCCGAAATCGGGGGCAAGTGGAAGGGCAAGGCTCGGTTGGCCGTCAGAAGTGTCATGGGCAAGGGCAAAGAGGCCTGGGAGGACACGGAAGAGTGGGATAGACTCAAAGGCTTGCTGGAGGGACTAAAGTAGGTAGAGCGGAACCTCGA from Podospora pseudopauciseta strain CBS 411.78 chromosome 3, whole genome shotgun sequence encodes the following:
- a CDS encoding hypothetical protein (COG:S; BUSCO:EOG09260UXC; EggNog:ENOG503NU02); translated protein: MGSQNGDTPVSSLPELVEQGKYLEVLLSEPGKALIRSYVHQQQSPSPPPQDQNHNSNSNSKIVGLAAFNAFLQGNVTGPVLDDTLLSRVEKAFGTTENERKDLARRCLAELQVDGVGVYAYVPLLELFGLARWVLLGLGDDEKERLRVNVWHYKLLTEPSLGSGSSFNKGLQWCEVPSLRAEIERALEGGQEKDGEALVERAMVWIMLGQEKKARGVLEEARRERGFVYTLTGALGRRTKFQERSTSQLVVLARSKGAFESGGGEVRPEGLKLNDDTLLEELKFDKEGGETDIGERDDEKEDVPVELRDIKPDEQPQLAPLDQIILLAEATLKDAFSPADTLTSEEVLPFAVRVISDQGKTNWQIYTHALLVRSRIEVHRSRTMERGVLQMQAVVDQVVVDTTQPERAQTQEEKEGGEENGVPEIKVSVHGDEAAPVDNKPKSFFPTAKPSETAPPEVRLQYIHTLSSPPRWHLESELAYSWAGVGSLVSAMEIFKRLRLWAEVALCYASNAAREDEGGRGKDGEARAKAILRWRLFNKTGTAPENSEQDADEEDVDLDKIREADYHGPQRTPPPSNAPRLWCLLGDLENEKKYYERAWEISGQRYARAQKSLGEYYLQQKDLLSARDAYKQAVHVNRLSNELWNRLGDISLRMGEFADAAEAFSRAISSSDSNGGEDARTWSNLGSAFYSLYVERVKELRQQNENGVSAESAAVPGDDEDEETVEKKEAKDPKTLLTQSLHAYKKGASISHDNWRIWDNVITLASRLRPIAVQEVLLGLQHVVRIRKSEDAVDVDVLRLLLNEAVLSVEKPAGTGIYDPPRGSTERAVVQFLETSIVPLTTARSEFWELITRERVWKRDFAGAIDAAEKAWRAAMGGAGGGLLPGASSTGPDGKSRNWLEDKDAWALVVERTDELVSVLENYGEEVPEIGGKWKGKARLAVRSVMGKGKEAWEDTEEWDRLKGLLEGLK